A stretch of Pyrenophora tritici-repentis strain M4 chromosome 7, whole genome shotgun sequence DNA encodes these proteins:
- a CDS encoding glycosyltransferase family 2 protein codes for MAKENRAFGTQRQDTGYGFGSNLRFPIEMPPIWVIVVGLGVLLAVLGFLAYMALNLLAPTPRPPRRSEKQYTTILPDGARSDPRELPCWLDKWAAEKENAKKEAAKEPGKRVVIPPQMPIEEPELFMSVVVPAYNEEERLEGMLEEAVDYLQSEYGDAHAGGKGEKSQKGWEILIVNDGSSDGTVDKALEFAKEHQLSQHPKSKPGPWSKNGDAKSPHSTHIPHGSIRVITLEENRGKGGAVTHGMRHARGKYIVFADADGASRFSDLGKLVEGCQSIEDKHGRGVAIGSRAHLVGSEAVVQRSRLRNFLMHSFHILLRVMTPPATARIRDTQCGFKLFSRPSLPYIVPYMHSEGWIFDVEMLMLAESADIAMIEVAIGWKEVMGSKLNVIWDSIGMAWGLALLRACWIAGIYQRD; via the exons ATGGCAAAAGAGAACCGCGCGTTTGGCACGCAACGCCAGGACACTGGCTATGGATTTGGGTCAAACTTGAGATTTCCTATTGAAATGCCTCCGATATGGGTAATTGTCGTCGGATTAGGCGTGTTACTGGCTGTACTGGGATTTCTG GCCTACATGGCATTGAACCTCTTAGCGCCCACTCCGCGACCTCCGCGACGTTCGGAAAAGCAATATACGACAATACTACCAGATGGCGCGCGAAGCGACCCGCGAGAATTACCTTGTTGGCTAGATAAATGGGCAGCCGAGAAAGAGAATGCGAAGAAAGAAGCAGCGAAAGAGCCCGGGAAAAGGGTCGTGATACCGCCACAAATGCCTATCGAGGAACCAGAGCTATTCATGAGTGTCGTGGTGCCTGCGTACAACGAGGAGGAGCGCCTAGAGGGCATGCTGGAAGAGGCGGTGGATTACCTTCAGAGCGAGTATGGAGACGCACACGCTGGTGGAAAGGGTGAGAAGAGCCAAAAAGGCTGGGAGATCTTGATCGTGAACGACGGAAGTTCAGACGGCACGGTCGACAAGGCGCTGGAGTTTGCGAAGGAGCACCAATTGAGCCAACATCCAAAGTCAAAGCCAGGGCCATGGTCGAAGAACGGCGACGCCAAGTCACCACATTCAACCCACATTCCACACGGCAGTATCCGTGTTATAACTCTAGAAGAGAACAGAGGGAAAGGCGGAGCAGTCACACACGGAATGCGTCACGCCAGAGGCAAATACATCGTCTTCGCAGACGCTGACGGCGCAAGTCGTTTCTCAGACCTAGGCAAACTAGTGGAAGGATGTCAAAGCATAGAAGACAAGCATGGTCGCGGCGTTGCGATTGGCTCCCGAGCCCACCTGGTCGGCAGCGAAGCTGTCGTGCAGCGCTCTAGACTTCGCAACTTCCTCATGCACTCTTTCCACATCTTACTCCGCGTCATGACACCACCGGCCACTGCCCGTATTAGGGACACACAATGCGGTTTCAAGCTTTTCTCGCGCCCATCACTTCCATACATTGTGCCGTACATGCATTCCGAGGGCTGGATTTTCGACGTTGAAATGCTCATGTTGGCAGAGAGTGCCGACATTGCCATGATTGAAGTCGCTATTGGATGGAAGGAGGTCATGGGTAGCAAGCTCAATGTAATCTGGGATAGTATCGGTATGGCATGGGGTCTTGCCCTGCTGAGAGCATGCTGGATAGCAGGGATCTATCAGAGAGACTAG
- a CDS encoding Kelch-4 multi-domain protein, whose protein sequence is MAEIAAGAYIAAEVVEHTAEAGYAAYIVSKPTLPLKVTFTRMATALGDSSERSLARSNHTVTVISNKAYIFGGVTEGNVLSSNDVHIVTLEHSGKPEMDYSMIPALPAAEGEQTPPARSDHAACAFHGNIAVYGGGDVNGKLLAEDSSMWLFSPERRNWDLLRSSKGDVGTGNIGPGPRRKAQLFANEQHLLLFGGIDGSGDNASDLWQFDIATRYWTQLPTAPVATSNATLANGQLWLISGSDPMSSQLHHISISSASEERKWESFTFPTNPLAPGPRARHDGALLPVSTGWGRNYLVYLLGARDNSSPEALAAEPEDPKHSDDVTQFSDTWVLQIPSSDLEAKPSMSLKKAMNPAKIKDAIRSAVGADTGHLSWAEAVVQIPSVKQLEDEEGKLHPGPRALFGADVMDNGSSVVFWGGVNAKGERVGDGWVAKFE, encoded by the exons ATGGCCGAAATTGCAGCAGGCGCGTACATCGCGGCAGAGGTCGTTGAACACACTGCAGAGGCGGGCTACGCCGCTTACATCGTCTCCAAGCCGACACTGCCTCTCAAAGTCACATTCACGCGCATGGCTACAGCTTTGGGGGACTCATCAGA GCGCTCGTTGGCGCGCTCTAATCATACAGTCACGGTGATCAGCAACAAAGCTTACATATTCGGTGGCGTTACAGAGGGCAATGTTCTCTCCAGCAACGATGTGCATATCGTAACTCTTGAGCATTCCGGAAAGCCAGAGATGGATTACAGTATGATACCAGCATTGCCAGCAGCTGAGGGCGAGCAGACACCGCCAGCAAGATCGGACCACGCAGCTTGCGCTTTCCATGGAAACATCGCCGTTTATGGAGGTGGCGATGTGAATGGTAAGCTCTTAGCGGAGGATTCCTCGATGTGGCTATTCAGTCCGGAGAGGAGAAATTGGGATCTTCTTCGGTCATCCAAGGGTGATGTGGGTACTGGTAATATTGGTCCAGGCCCACGTCGCAAGGCACAGTTGTTTGCTAATGAGCAACATCTACTTTTGTTTGGGGGTATTGATGGCTCCGGAGATAATGCTTCGGACCTGTGGCAGTTTGATATCGCTACACGCTATTGGACCCAGCTTCCCACCGCTCCAGTTGCGACATCTAATGCGACGTTAGCAAACGGTCAGTTGTGGTTGATATCGGGATCCGACCCTATGAGCAGTCAACTTCATCATATTAGTATCTCTTCAGCGAGCGAAGAGAGGAAGTGGGAGTCGTTCACCTTCCCTACCAACCCGCTAGCGCCAGGACCTCGTGCACGCCATGATGGAGCTCTATTGCCAGTGAGCACAGGATGGGGTCGCAACTACCTCGTCTACCTTCTTGGAGCCCGAGATAATTCCTCTCCAGAAGCACTAGCAGCGGAGCCCGAAGATCCAAAGCACTCGGATGACGTCACCCAGTTCAGTGACACTTGGGTCCTTCAGATTCCTTCGAGCGACTTGGAAGCGAAACCTTCCATGAGCCTGAAGAAAGCTATGAATCCTGCAAAGATCAAGGATGCGATCAGGTCTGCTGTTGGCGCCGACACTGGTCACTTATCTTGGGCAGAAGCCGTAGTACAGATACCATCGGTTAAGCAACTAGAAGACGAGGAGGGCAAGCTCCACCCAGGACCTAGAGCACTCTTCGGTGCAGATGTGATGGACAACGGCAGCAGTGTAGTCTTCTGGGGTGGAGTGAATGCCAAGGGCGAGAGGGTCGGGGATGGATGGGTGGCGAAGTTTGAATAG
- a CDS encoding Permease major facilitator superfamily: protein MASSTDAAFVEEIDVEQELRMRANQKRPTKSGVNPPTRDSDDEDAPLLSPSRHDYGSVDDEYDNNEEYEWVGDADFRGLPWWKRPSIYWLLPPFMLFTIAFGGIIVPKINLIMDLVCEEYYATLETDPISSPMDPGQDRCQNDAVSSRSSLFLLYASLCSGILSAIISPKIGALSDRYGRKKFMIANTCGALFGEVLTILAAKFPETVHVNWILVGYCLEGISGSFIVGMACAHSYASDCVAPQKRNVAFSYFHACLFGGIAIGPALAGYIINARQKYVGKTEAVLLIFYMALGAHFIFIAFLVFLVPESLSKARQETAREKHREELERKDPSADWINQLRSINLFSPLKILWPTGPGTSSAVRRNLILLAATDTIMFGVAMGAMSVVLVYTRRQFDWHELESGRFTTIVNSSRVFSLLIILPILTRIFRGKNARQRNSGSDVFDLSIIRASILFDTLGYLGFVLSRKGELFALSGAIAAIGGIGSPTLGAALTKHVPQDQVGQLLGATGLLHAIARVMGPTVFNGIYSATVGTYRQAVFVCLAGTFGLAFLCSWFIRPHVYIDTDDKRAALADEREA, encoded by the exons ATGGCTTCCAGCACCGACGCAGCATTTGTCGAGGAAATCGACGTTGAGCAGGAGCTCCGGATGCGCGCCAATCAAAAGAGGCCGACCAAGTCAGGGGTAAATCCACCAACACGAGAcagcgacgacgaagacgcACCACTTCTGAGCCCTTCGAGGCATGACTATGGGAGTGTTGACGATGAATATGACAACAATGAGGAGTATGAATGGGTGGGAGACGCAGACTTCCGAGGTCTTCCCTGGTGGAAGCGCCCTTCG ATATACTGGCTACTCCCGCCTTTCATGCTGTTCACTATAGCATTCGGAGGTATCATAGTGCCCAAGATAAACCTGATTATGGATCTGGTTTGCGAAGAGTACTACGCCACCCTCGAAACAGACCCAATTTCTTCCCCCATGGACCCAGGGCAGGATAGATGCCAGAATGACGCCGTATCATCCCGCTCTTCGCTCTTCCTCCTCTATGCAAGCTTATGCTCCGGCATACTGTCTGCTATCATCAGCCCCAAGATCGGCGCGCTATCGGACCGCTACGGGAGGAAGAAGTTCATGATTGCCAATACATGCGGTGCGCTCTTCGGCGAAGTGCTCACTATACTGGCTGCAAAGTTCCCCGAGACGGTGCATGTCAACTGGATCCTTGTCGGCTACTGCCTAGAAGGCATATCTGGGTCTTTCATCGTCGGCATGGCATGTGCACACTCGTACGCTTCTGACTGTGTCGCACCGCAGAAGCGAAATGTGGCCTTCTCCTACTTTCACGCCTGTTTGTTCGGTGGGATTGCTATCGGACCTGCCCTTGCTGGTTATATCATCAATGCACGCCAAAAGTACGTTGGCAAGACTGAAGCCGTGCTTCTTATCTTCTACATGGCACTCGGCGCCCATTTCATATTCATTGCATTCCTTGTCTTCCTTGTCCCTGAATCACTGAGTAAAGCCCGTCAAGAGACTGCACGAGAGAAACACAGAGAAGAACTCGAAAGAAAAGACCCTTCGGCGGACTGGATCAACCAACTGCGCTCAATCAACCTATTCAGTCCTCTCAAGATCCTGTGGCCCACGGGTCCAGGTACTTCGTCTGCCGTGCGCCGAAACTTGATCCTTCTGGCTGCCACCGATACCATAATGTTTGGTGTTGCTATGGGAGCCATGAGCGTCGTCCTAGTCTACACTCGCCGCCAGTTCGACTGGCACGAACTTGAATCCGGTCGCTTTACCACTATCGTAAACAGTTCTCGTGTCTTCTCTCTCCTAATAATCCTACCTATTCTTACACGCATCTTCCGCGGAAAGAACGCGCGTCAACGTAATTCAGGCTCAGATGTGTTTGACCTCTCGATTATCCGCGCGTCTATCCTGTTCGATACGCTCGGCTATCTCGGCTTTGTACTTTCTCGAAAGGGTGAACTGTTCGCACTGTCAGGCGCCATCGCTGCCATCGGCGGTATCGGCTCACCTACCCTTGGTGCTGCGTTGACCAAACATGTACCGCAGGATCAGGTCGGTCAGTTACTAGGCGCCACTGGCTTGCTCCATGCTATTGCGCGGGTAATGGGACCGACTGTATTCAACGGTATTTACAGCGCCACTGTCGGAACGTACAGACAAGCAGTATTTGTGTGCCTTGCAGGAACTTTCGGTCTTGCATTCCTGTGCAGCTGGTTCATTCGACCGCATG TGTACATTGACACAGATGACAAGCGTGCTGCGCTAGCAGATGAAAGAGAAGCATAG